From the Gallaecimonas mangrovi genome, one window contains:
- a CDS encoding sensor histidine kinase yields MIGKFTLRTRIGLLIFCVSLFSLISYTGIFYISHNFREEMMAPSPEQVASLVNLYEQTPASHWQLLNKASSSLLLNVSIMPPRELPSASEGELENAQALPDFANYQQALAGHPFVVIRKPSIQAINVLLQTFSPMPTQDPVSIYVTLNNGLQLDLQSRPPLVLTPKGLPMGFFAGLTGCLIAIFALATMHFELKPLSRLASAVEKLHPDTPVQLPQDKARSPEVQALNHAISTLQLRVQTMLKARMALLGGLQHDMRTFATRLRLRIEGISDDQERHLAEQDVKDIIELLDNALMTSRAGADELAQELFAPAPVIREQISKHPRFKAGLSLSINPLADTVLVLGDKLALRRILANLLENALSYGGRTHVTMSVSANTFLLTVDDDGPGIAPEHRQLLLEPFVRLETSRARSTGGSGLGLAIVRQLVEGHHGSVTIGESPKNGARVQVAIPVFNDC; encoded by the coding sequence GTGATAGGCAAATTTACCCTGCGTACCCGTATTGGGCTGCTGATTTTTTGCGTGTCACTGTTTTCGCTTATTAGCTATACCGGCATCTTTTACATTAGCCATAACTTTCGTGAAGAAATGATGGCGCCAAGCCCGGAGCAAGTGGCTTCGCTGGTCAACCTTTATGAACAAACCCCTGCCAGCCATTGGCAACTGCTGAATAAGGCCAGCAGCTCCTTGCTGCTGAATGTGTCTATCATGCCGCCAAGGGAGCTGCCTTCAGCCTCTGAGGGTGAGCTTGAAAATGCACAAGCCCTACCCGACTTTGCCAATTATCAACAGGCCTTGGCTGGCCATCCCTTTGTGGTTATTCGCAAGCCGTCCATTCAAGCCATTAACGTATTGCTGCAAACCTTCTCACCGATGCCAACGCAAGACCCGGTGAGTATCTATGTCACGCTCAACAATGGCTTGCAGCTTGACTTGCAGAGCAGGCCGCCGTTGGTGCTTACCCCCAAAGGCCTGCCGATGGGCTTTTTTGCCGGTTTAACCGGCTGCCTGATTGCGATTTTTGCGCTGGCGACCATGCATTTTGAGCTAAAGCCATTGTCACGGCTGGCAAGCGCCGTTGAAAAGCTGCACCCCGACACGCCAGTGCAATTGCCCCAAGATAAAGCCCGTAGCCCCGAAGTGCAGGCCCTTAATCATGCCATTAGCACCCTGCAGCTGCGGGTACAAACCATGCTCAAGGCGCGCATGGCGCTACTAGGTGGCCTGCAACATGACATGCGAACCTTTGCCACTCGCCTGCGCTTGCGCATAGAGGGCATTAGCGACGACCAGGAACGCCACCTGGCCGAACAGGACGTCAAAGACATTATCGAATTGCTGGATAATGCCCTGATGACCAGCCGCGCCGGTGCCGATGAACTGGCCCAGGAACTGTTTGCGCCAGCGCCGGTGATTCGCGAACAAATCAGCAAGCATCCGCGCTTTAAAGCCGGCCTTTCGCTCAGCATTAATCCACTGGCCGATACCGTTTTGGTGTTGGGCGATAAATTGGCGCTGCGGCGCATACTGGCTAACTTACTGGAAAACGCCTTGAGCTACGGTGGCCGCACCCATGTCACGATGTCGGTCAGCGCTAATACTTTTCTATTGACCGTTGACGACGACGGCCCCGGCATCGCCCCTGAGCATCGGCAACTGCTGCTGGAACCCTTTGTGCGCTTGGAAACCTCAAGAGCCCGCAGCACCGGCGGTTCAGGGCTGGGCCTGGCCATAGTGCGCCAGTTGGTAGAAGGCCACCACGGTAGCGTCACCATTGGTGAATCCCCTAAAAATGGGGCGCGGGTACAAGTGGCCATCCCTGTCTTTAACGACTGCTAG
- a CDS encoding response regulator, with amino-acid sequence MNKTNFHIIVVDDDPEISRLVSKMLGHEGYSVTTVADANALTIAMAKQPASMLVLDLMLPGENGLSICRRLRRMDEQLPILMLTAKSDEIDKVVGLEMGADDYLVKPFSPRELLARVRALLRRAGLAKASLTSQQSRIAFDAFVLNLATRELTTNDGQNIDLTSGEFELLNCFVQQSRRVLSRDMILNRLKGMDAAPFDRSVDMLVSRLRRKLADAAPDNKLITTVRNSGYLFTAQVESL; translated from the coding sequence ATGAACAAGACCAATTTTCACATCATTGTGGTGGACGACGATCCGGAGATCAGCCGTCTGGTATCGAAAATGCTAGGCCACGAAGGTTACAGCGTTACCACCGTTGCCGATGCCAACGCCCTCACCATAGCCATGGCCAAGCAACCAGCATCAATGCTGGTGCTGGACTTAATGCTGCCAGGTGAAAATGGCCTGAGCATTTGTCGGCGCCTGCGGCGGATGGACGAGCAGTTGCCCATTTTGATGCTGACCGCCAAAAGCGATGAAATCGACAAGGTGGTTGGCCTGGAAATGGGCGCCGATGACTACCTGGTTAAACCCTTTAGCCCCCGGGAACTGCTGGCCAGGGTCAGGGCGCTGCTGCGCCGGGCGGGGCTCGCCAAAGCGTCACTTACCAGCCAGCAAAGTCGCATCGCCTTTGATGCTTTTGTACTGAACCTGGCCACCCGTGAACTTACCACCAACGATGGCCAAAATATTGACCTGACCAGCGGCGAGTTTGAGCTGTTAAATTGCTTTGTACAGCAGTCCCGGCGCGTGCTGTCGCGCGACATGATTTTAAATCGCCTAAAAGGCATGGATGCCGCGCCGTTTGACCGCTCGGTGGATATGCTGGTGTCGCGGCTCAGGCGTAAATTAGCCGACGCGGCCCCAGACAATAAGTTAATTACCACCGTGCGTAACAGCGGCTATTTGTTTACCGCCCAGGTGGAATCCTTGTGA
- a CDS encoding Fur family transcriptional regulator has protein sequence MADTQLGNAAQLIKDSGIKATSQRLALLETLLQSQQHFTAEQLYQKMQQQGESMGPTAIYRVLADLCSAGLIHRQHFSEGKAHYELAKGEPHFHLVNVKDGQIEEWVDEGLVKALKQKAQQMGYDVVDLQLNLHVSPLLAK, from the coding sequence ATGGCCGACACCCAGCTTGGAAATGCCGCCCAGCTCATTAAAGACAGCGGCATTAAAGCAACCAGCCAGCGTTTGGCGCTGTTAGAAACCCTGCTACAAAGCCAGCAGCACTTTACCGCCGAACAGCTTTACCAAAAGATGCAGCAGCAAGGCGAGTCTATGGGGCCAACCGCCATTTACCGGGTATTGGCCGACCTTTGTAGCGCGGGCCTCATTCACCGTCAGCATTTTAGTGAAGGCAAAGCCCACTATGAGCTGGCCAAGGGTGAACCGCATTTTCACTTGGTGAATGTAAAGGACGGCCAGATAGAAGAATGGGTGGACGAAGGCTTGGTTAAAGCGCTGAAACAAAAGGCGCAGCAGATGGGATACGATGTCGTAGATCTGCAATTAAACCTGCATGTTAGCCCCTTGCTGGCCAAGTAA
- a CDS encoding PadR family transcriptional regulator — translation MQRLFHRHGGRGRRHEASSLFDSMERGGGRRQRLFSADDIRILILSQLKEGPAHGYELIRAIGDLAGGEQSPSPGMVYPTLNLLEDMGHVAVVSQEGNRKAFGITDEGLHFLTANADLIEKARAKLSRAQDRRRARRVPELRLAMENFKNALFLRLGQGEPDAATVEKLVTILNDAASRMAKEL, via the coding sequence ATGCAGCGATTATTTCATCGCCACGGCGGCCGAGGCCGCCGCCATGAAGCGTCGTCACTGTTTGACTCAATGGAGCGCGGTGGCGGCCGCCGCCAGCGGCTTTTTAGCGCTGACGACATCCGCATTTTAATTTTGAGCCAGTTAAAAGAAGGTCCGGCCCACGGCTACGAGCTTATTCGCGCCATTGGCGACTTAGCTGGCGGCGAGCAAAGCCCAAGCCCGGGCATGGTTTACCCAACGTTGAACCTGTTAGAAGACATGGGGCATGTTGCCGTGGTTAGCCAAGAGGGAAATCGCAAAGCCTTTGGCATTACTGACGAAGGCCTGCACTTCTTAACCGCCAACGCCGACCTCATAGAAAAAGCCCGCGCCAAACTGAGCCGTGCGCAAGACCGCCGCCGGGCTCGGCGCGTACCCGAGCTGCGCTTGGCCATGGAAAACTTCAAAAACGCCCTCTTTTTACGGCTTGGTCAGGGTGAACCCGATGCGGCCACGGTCGAGAAATTGGTCACTATTCTCAATGATGCCGCTAGCCGTATGGCCAAGGAGCTTTAA
- a CDS encoding DUF190 domain-containing protein — translation MQGYQIIFFTQQNRMHGKQTVGQWLLSKAKELGFGGATLSGALEGFGHDGKVHMLNMFDYADQPVQVTMVLSKPDTERLFAELDKEKVKVFYTRTEVDFGMLGGA, via the coding sequence ATGCAAGGCTACCAAATTATTTTTTTCACCCAACAAAACCGCATGCACGGCAAACAAACCGTAGGCCAGTGGCTATTAAGTAAAGCCAAAGAACTGGGGTTTGGCGGCGCTACCCTAAGCGGGGCACTGGAAGGTTTTGGCCACGACGGCAAGGTGCACATGCTCAACATGTTTGACTACGCCGACCAACCGGTACAGGTGACCATGGTGCTCAGCAAACCTGACACTGAAAGGCTCTTTGCCGAGTTGGATAAAGAAAAGGTCAAGGTGTTCTATACCCGCACTGAAGTGGACTTTGGCATGTTGGGCGGCGCTTAG
- a CDS encoding HlyD family secretion protein, which translates to MKFGFPAVAGVVVVIAIAGAIVLLNRPESASAVQKTDDAYVQADYTLVAPQVSGLITQVPVQDYQPVKAGQALLTIDQRPFELAVAKAKANVANAHASIEKLNAQISQQQNLVTQAQANVDLDEANLTLASADKTRFTNMAKDGSGTHQAAQQATAHWQAQQASLKHDQAALAAAQQQIAILRASLDQAHAAMQAASVQQKDAELNLSYTQIKAPVDGVVTQRRARVGGFAQAGQGVLAIVPLKKVYVEANFRETQLAHMQAGQPVTLTVDSYPGETFKGHVQNLAPASNTVFSAVPAHNATGNFTKITQRLPVRIALDLKDGQPTLRPGMSVEVAVDTE; encoded by the coding sequence GTGGTTATCGCTATTGCCGGTGCAATAGTGCTGCTTAACCGCCCAGAATCAGCCAGTGCCGTGCAAAAAACCGATGATGCCTATGTTCAGGCGGACTACACCCTGGTAGCGCCGCAGGTTTCGGGGCTAATTACCCAAGTGCCGGTACAGGATTATCAGCCCGTCAAAGCCGGGCAGGCGTTGCTGACCATCGACCAGCGCCCCTTTGAACTGGCCGTGGCCAAAGCCAAGGCCAATGTCGCTAACGCCCACGCCAGCATTGAAAAACTCAATGCCCAAATCAGCCAGCAGCAAAATTTGGTAACCCAGGCTCAGGCAAATGTGGATTTGGACGAAGCCAACCTGACCTTGGCCAGCGCCGATAAAACCCGCTTTACCAATATGGCCAAAGATGGCTCCGGCACGCATCAGGCGGCGCAACAAGCTACCGCCCATTGGCAAGCCCAACAGGCATCGTTAAAGCATGATCAAGCGGCTTTAGCGGCAGCGCAGCAGCAAATTGCCATCTTGCGCGCCAGCCTTGACCAAGCCCATGCCGCCATGCAAGCGGCCAGCGTGCAGCAAAAAGATGCCGAGCTGAACTTGTCTTACACCCAGATTAAAGCGCCGGTAGACGGCGTGGTAACCCAGCGCCGCGCCCGCGTTGGCGGTTTCGCCCAGGCCGGTCAAGGCGTGCTGGCAATAGTGCCGCTGAAAAAGGTTTACGTAGAAGCCAATTTCCGGGAAACCCAGCTTGCCCACATGCAAGCCGGCCAACCGGTAACACTGACCGTTGACAGCTATCCAGGCGAAACATTTAAAGGCCATGTGCAAAACCTGGCCCCGGCCAGCAACACGGTGTTTTCAGCGGTGCCAGCCCATAATGCTACCGGTAACTTCACCAAAATCACCCAGCGTTTGCCGGTACGTATTGCCCTGGATTTGAAAGATGGCCAGCCCACCCTGCGCCCCGGCATGTCAGTAGAAGTGGCGGTTGATACCGAATAA